A window of the Eleutherodactylus coqui strain aEleCoq1 chromosome 8, aEleCoq1.hap1, whole genome shotgun sequence genome harbors these coding sequences:
- the LOC136577199 gene encoding proto-oncogene Mas-like — protein sequence MSLNSSVNNTRPAIVVIVPDIPPITIELAIYLVTVFVCLVGLVGNGIIIHLFCFRIKLNQSTVYILNLAVADFIFVFGCCMVSLYFLWEYNRVQTLSESHTIFSRFGDVLHSFGFNSSLFFLATLSIEQCVSVRFPMWYKCHRPEHLSAIMCGILWVVIVLITVLERFLSHEYRQTVYIVISSIYLVVTRAIVGASAILIIELQKTSMQCRPLKLYIVVIAAIITFLISLVPITTVRFLFSLGLLNTATERLISFCLVFLCTAIDSTAHPYIYINMGKWKKSISNTKALESAFKEEGGRSSEESHSADTQQTDIEHQSSILQRN from the coding sequence ATGTCTCTCAACTCCTCAGTCAACAATACGAGACCTGCAATTGTAGTCATCGTTCCCGACATCCCACCGATCACCATAGAACTCGCCATTTACCTGGTGACAGTTTTCGTCTGTCTGGTGGGTCTGGTCGGCAATGGGATCATAATACATCTGTTTTGTTTCCGCATCAAGTTGAATCAGTCGACAGTCTACATTCTGAACTTGGCTGTGGCAGATTTCATCTTCGTCTTTGGCTGCTGCATGGTATCTTTGTACTTTCTGTGGGAGTATAATAGAGTCCAGACCTTAAGCGAAAGTCACACCATTTTCTCCAGATTTGGGGATGTCCTGCACAGTTTTGGATTTAATTCAAGcctcttctttctggccactctcaGTATTGAACAATGTGTCTCAGTTCGCTTTCCTATGTGGTACAAATGTCATCGCCCGGAGCACTTGTCAGCCATAATGTGTGGAATTCTATGGGTTGTGATAGTCCTGATAACTGTTCTAGAAAGGTTCCTCAGCCATGAATACAGGCAAACTGTCTACATAGTTATATCATCCATATACCTGGTTGTAACTCGGGCCATAGTTGGTGCCAGTGCCATTCTTATCATAGAGCTGCAGAAGACCTCTATGCAGTGCCGACCCCTGAAACTGTACATAGTTGTCATCGCTGCGATTATCACCTTCCTCATCTCTCTGGTCCCAATCACCACTGTCAGATTTTTGTTCTCCCTTGGCTTACTCAATACCGCGACAGAGAGGCTCATCAGCTTCTGTCTTGTTTTCTTATGTACTGCCATCGATTCTACGGCCCATCCCTACATCTACATCAACATGGGGAAATGGAAAAAGAGCATCTCTAATACAAAAGCTCTAGAGTCGGCCTTCAAGGAAGAGGGTGGAAGGTCTTCTGAGGAAAGCCACTCGGCAGACACACAACAAACTGACATTGAGCACCAATCGAGCATCTTGCAGAGGAATTAA